In Paenibacillus ihbetae, the following are encoded in one genomic region:
- a CDS encoding glycosyltransferase family 4 protein produces the protein MSKPTVVVVGSSLKDMGGIVTVIQNIEQSAISSFYRMFRVETYITGNVFHKIVYFFSGLLKFLKILIFKKTDIIHIHMSERGSFYRKAIFLLIGKAFGVPVIIHLHGANFDDFYNSSSAQRKLCDYILNKADKLIVLSVQWKNYYSNIVPSENIEVLYNGVFTDPNKKTYKRSNSQPICLFLGRLGKRKGTYDLIDAVDILKNKGVKAKFLLAGDGEIEEVKQTVEKKSLQEYIEVMGWVNSEKREELLQKSDILVLPSYNEGLPMAILEAMSHSLPVVSTFVGGIPEVISNGKNGFLIQAGNVPDLASSLEELIHNDQLRQSMGEENKNIIHNRFDMKMITKELRGIYQRLIC, from the coding sequence ATGTCTAAGCCAACTGTCGTAGTCGTCGGTTCTTCTTTGAAAGATATGGGCGGCATCGTTACGGTGATTCAGAACATAGAGCAATCAGCCATATCCAGTTTTTATAGAATGTTTAGAGTGGAAACTTATATTACAGGAAATGTATTTCATAAGATAGTTTACTTTTTTTCTGGGCTTCTAAAGTTTCTGAAAATTCTTATATTCAAAAAAACGGATATTATTCATATTCATATGTCTGAGAGAGGGAGCTTTTACAGAAAAGCCATCTTTTTATTGATAGGAAAAGCATTCGGAGTCCCGGTAATTATTCATCTTCACGGGGCAAATTTTGATGATTTTTATAATAGCAGCTCAGCACAAAGAAAGCTTTGCGACTATATCTTGAACAAGGCCGATAAACTTATCGTATTGTCTGTCCAATGGAAAAATTATTATTCCAATATAGTGCCTTCCGAGAACATCGAAGTCCTATACAATGGGGTTTTTACTGATCCCAATAAGAAGACTTACAAGAGAAGCAATTCGCAGCCCATCTGCCTTTTCCTTGGAAGGCTTGGAAAGCGAAAAGGAACCTACGATCTGATTGATGCTGTAGACATCCTGAAAAATAAAGGGGTTAAGGCTAAATTTCTATTGGCAGGGGACGGCGAGATTGAAGAGGTCAAACAAACAGTGGAGAAAAAGTCCCTTCAGGAGTATATCGAGGTTATGGGCTGGGTGAACAGCGAGAAGAGGGAAGAGCTTTTGCAAAAATCCGATATTCTGGTGCTTCCTTCCTATAATGAGGGGCTGCCAATGGCTATCCTTGAGGCGATGAGTCATTCACTTCCCGTCGTTTCCACATTTGTGGGGGGGATTCCGGAAGTAATATCCAACGGTAAAAATGGATTTCTGATTCAAGCGGGGAACGTCCCCGACCTTGCAAGTTCTTTAGAAGAGCTAATCCATAATGATCAATTAAGGCAGAGTATGGGGGAAGAAAACAAGAATATAATTCATAACAGATTCGACATGAAGATGATTACCAAAGAATTGAGAGGCATTTACCAGCGTTTAATTTGCTGA
- the pssE gene encoding PssE/Cps14G family polysaccharide biosynthesis glycosyltransferase, producing MTVGSQRFPFPRLFQMVDQLIRDRVITGKVIAQVGYTDYQSDNMDIHQFLQESEMKECIRNSDIIVTHAGIGTITQCLESGKKIIVVPRKRELGEHVDNHQIEIANVFRDKKLITVANSQQEIQTIIEHMDSIHLQNYVRPESELVLALKQYVDQL from the coding sequence GTGACAGTAGGCAGTCAGAGGTTCCCGTTTCCGAGATTGTTTCAGATGGTTGATCAGCTTATTCGTGACCGTGTGATTACGGGAAAGGTGATCGCTCAGGTCGGTTATACCGATTATCAATCGGATAATATGGACATTCACCAATTTTTACAAGAATCTGAAATGAAGGAATGTATCAGAAATTCGGACATTATCGTTACACATGCGGGTATTGGGACTATCACTCAATGTTTAGAAAGCGGCAAGAAGATCATCGTGGTACCCCGTAAAAGGGAGCTAGGTGAGCATGTAGACAATCATCAGATTGAAATTGCAAATGTTTTTCGAGATAAGAAACTTATAACGGTTGCGAATAGCCAGCAAGAGATTCAGACCATCATAGAACATATGGACTCCATTCATCTTCAAAATTACGTCAGACCAGAGTCTGAGTTAGTTCTAGCGTTAAAACAATATGTGGATCAATTATGA
- the pssD gene encoding PssD/Cps14F family polysaccharide biosynthesis glycosyltransferase — protein sequence MKVCLVSSTGGHLAELLKLIPAVEEHQYFVVTEYSEMSRSLAEKERVHYLHQQERSNWKFYIVVVANMFKSLKILIKENPKLIITTGAGAVFPLCLFGKLLGKKVVYIESFAKILTPSLTGKMIYKFADEFFIQWQSLSDHYPKAKYRGSLY from the coding sequence ATGAAAGTTTGCTTGGTAAGTTCTACAGGGGGGCATCTTGCTGAGCTGCTAAAGCTGATTCCCGCAGTAGAAGAGCATCAGTACTTTGTCGTGACTGAATACAGCGAAATGAGCCGGTCCTTGGCCGAAAAAGAACGAGTGCATTATCTGCATCAGCAAGAAAGGAGTAACTGGAAATTTTATATTGTTGTTGTAGCGAACATGTTTAAATCATTGAAAATATTAATTAAGGAGAATCCGAAACTCATCATCACGACGGGTGCTGGGGCGGTATTCCCACTTTGTCTGTTTGGAAAGTTACTGGGGAAGAAGGTAGTTTATATTGAAAGCTTTGCGAAAATTCTAACCCCGAGTTTAACAGGTAAAATGATTTACAAATTTGCGGATGAATTTTTTATACAATGGCAAAGTCTATCCGACCATTACCCTAAAGCGAAGTATAGGGGGTCATTGTATTGA
- a CDS encoding polysaccharide pyruvyl transferase family protein, translating into MMSTKEMHPMDELKEKLKVILQAVPSGSSIYYIDYPLYDNGGDLLIMKGTEKFFADHNINVMARYCLNDFPKKLSIPQNCIIVLQGGGNFGDLYPNHQGLREKVIERYPEHRIAILPQTIYYENDAAYNKAAAIVNKHRDLHIFVRDTVSLEQARTKFKCNLYLSPDMAHQLWPLLPSKESSKEVLYFLRLDKEASGSQESIPLQSSSDYQDWKTLYSFREQLMIKFISKLTSLKGRIGLKFSMNFMWYLYSDHLVNKAHSLFSNYKVIKTSRLHGHILSCLMDKPHILVDNSYGKNSNYYNTWTYRCQSARLNVSEAKLSGGAGA; encoded by the coding sequence ATGATGTCAACTAAAGAAATGCATCCGATGGACGAGTTAAAAGAGAAGCTGAAAGTAATCCTCCAGGCAGTCCCATCTGGGTCGAGTATCTATTACATCGATTATCCCTTGTATGATAACGGCGGCGATCTGCTGATTATGAAAGGCACCGAAAAATTTTTTGCCGATCACAACATTAACGTGATGGCAAGATATTGTCTTAATGATTTTCCTAAAAAGCTGTCGATTCCGCAGAATTGCATCATTGTTTTACAAGGAGGAGGGAATTTCGGAGATTTATATCCTAACCATCAAGGGCTGAGAGAAAAAGTCATTGAGCGTTATCCTGAACACCGTATCGCCATACTGCCCCAGACGATCTACTACGAAAATGATGCTGCCTATAATAAGGCAGCCGCAATTGTAAACAAGCACAGAGATCTTCATATATTTGTAAGGGATACGGTAAGCCTTGAACAGGCCCGCACAAAATTTAAATGCAATCTCTATTTATCCCCCGACATGGCCCATCAGCTTTGGCCGCTGTTGCCTTCTAAGGAGTCCAGTAAAGAGGTACTGTATTTTTTGCGTCTTGATAAGGAAGCAAGCGGCAGCCAGGAGAGTATTCCTCTTCAATCCAGCAGTGACTATCAAGATTGGAAGACGCTTTACTCATTTCGGGAGCAGTTGATGATTAAGTTTATCTCTAAACTAACCTCCTTAAAAGGAAGAATAGGTTTAAAGTTTTCTATGAATTTCATGTGGTACCTCTATTCCGACCATCTAGTTAATAAAGCACACAGCTTGTTCAGTAATTATAAAGTTATAAAGACCTCCAGGTTGCATGGACATATTCTGTCTTGTCTAATGGATAAGCCGCATATTCTGGTGGATAACTCTTACGGAAAAAATTCAAACTACTATAACACTTGGACCTATCGATGCCAGAGCGCTCGATTAAACGTTAGTGAAGCTAAGTTATCCGGAGGGGCTGGAGCATGA
- a CDS encoding lipopolysaccharide biosynthesis protein, whose product MIPKRLSKLIHSKNIAGTIFISSFTNLSIMLLTMLHSIITARVLGVEGRGELAAILFWPMFISGLIGLGLPTSLIYNVKQGIGNTPVYMKASLSYLVPAGIFAGAVAWFLLPVWLGEYSETAVRLAQMYTVFSIPLTLMTNILSALAKSMDRFYISNALLLTVPLINAISLAALSLSGSLNLITATISYLVPTLLTVVIVGFVLKKHVSNIESASCRADRSVKPLFHYGFKVYGMDLMSTLYTQADKIIIVSLLSPRDFGLYSVVFALSRVFNTVQLAITDVLFPKVSGLQKHDIISIVGKSFRISMTIMLVLLVPCLIIGRFFLLVLFGEEFLEADTTFYILSLECIIGGGSWILASSFNAIGRPELVLIRQATAIAVNIGLFFVFTPLFGLQGVALALMSGSIVRLAITLVQIPMIFKVRLGALLFNRGDFTDLRNILKDKTMKRRRMVS is encoded by the coding sequence ATGATTCCCAAAAGGCTTAGCAAGCTGATTCACAGTAAAAATATAGCAGGAACGATATTTATTTCGAGTTTTACAAACTTATCTATAATGCTGCTTACTATGCTTCACTCTATCATTACAGCAAGAGTGCTGGGTGTAGAGGGCAGAGGTGAATTAGCTGCTATTCTTTTTTGGCCGATGTTCATTTCCGGGTTAATTGGCCTTGGCTTGCCGACTTCTCTTATATACAACGTCAAGCAAGGCATTGGTAACACTCCTGTTTATATGAAGGCTTCCTTGAGTTATCTGGTTCCAGCCGGCATCTTTGCCGGAGCTGTTGCTTGGTTTCTTCTTCCTGTTTGGCTTGGCGAGTATTCCGAGACAGCTGTTCGCTTAGCACAAATGTATACGGTATTCTCAATCCCTTTAACTTTAATGACCAACATTTTAAGCGCTTTAGCTAAGAGCATGGACCGCTTCTATATCAGCAATGCATTACTGTTGACAGTACCTCTTATTAATGCAATCAGTCTTGCTGCTTTGAGCCTAAGCGGAAGCTTGAATTTGATTACTGCCACCATAAGTTACCTCGTGCCGACTCTTTTAACCGTTGTGATTGTTGGATTCGTCCTAAAGAAACACGTATCCAATATAGAGTCTGCTAGCTGCCGCGCAGATCGGTCTGTCAAACCGTTGTTTCATTATGGATTCAAGGTTTACGGCATGGACCTTATGAGTACCTTATACACACAAGCGGATAAGATCATTATCGTTTCGTTATTAAGCCCGAGGGATTTTGGCTTATATTCGGTTGTATTTGCACTATCACGGGTTTTTAATACCGTACAGCTGGCTATTACCGATGTCTTATTCCCAAAAGTTTCGGGTCTGCAAAAGCATGACATTATTTCAATTGTCGGCAAGTCGTTTCGCATTTCAATGACCATTATGCTGGTACTGCTTGTGCCATGTCTAATCATAGGTCGTTTTTTTCTGTTAGTCCTGTTTGGAGAGGAGTTCCTGGAAGCGGACACTACCTTTTATATTTTATCGCTGGAATGCATTATTGGCGGTGGATCCTGGATTTTAGCCTCCTCGTTTAACGCCATTGGCCGGCCGGAGCTGGTTCTGATAAGGCAGGCAACAGCGATAGCAGTCAACATTGGGTTATTCTTTGTGTTTACGCCTTTATTTGGACTTCAGGGAGTCGCCTTGGCGCTCATGTCGGGATCTATCGTGCGGCTCGCAATCACATTAGTCCAAATTCCCATGATTTTTAAAGTAAGGCTTGGAGCTTTATTGTTTAATCGCGGTGATTTTACTGATTTAAGAAATATCCTAAAAGATAAAACGATGAAAAGAAGGAGAATGGTTTCATGA
- a CDS encoding beta-1,6-N-acetylglucosaminyltransferase produces the protein MPAFRHENHIKNDLDYAHVQKFLLTSFRLGGLILKEKIAYCILAHNDCKHFGRLVRMLNDKADFYVHIDKKTSQSPFQSEVSQLSNVHFSKERYPVFWAGFNVIKATIALLHLCISSGKQYKKIVLLSGSDYPLVSNAEIHAFFDKHPDIEFIRASNVSKSHSKHHLNHIQRYFLRDWNIRNKLVYKVVMKMVEMIHGFLPFQKKPFIEMNRKKFDIYMGSQWWALSQECVVDLLTWIEEYPGIDRYFKHSFAPDEKYFHTLIYNSPYRNKTELGDEEPFRTEEYKWPIWPNIHHIHPSLQKWYTADDADEVLSSDKLFVRKVNSSVSSTLLNRIDSRIKLSEKRVMKAITSIWSCSHDSQKA, from the coding sequence ATCCCTGCTTTTCGACATGAAAATCATATTAAAAACGATCTGGATTATGCTCACGTCCAAAAATTCTTACTAACTTCATTTCGATTAGGAGGACTTATCCTGAAGGAAAAGATAGCATATTGTATCCTGGCCCATAATGACTGTAAGCATTTTGGGCGACTTGTCCGCATGCTGAATGACAAGGCGGATTTTTATGTGCATATTGATAAGAAAACATCCCAGTCTCCTTTTCAGAGTGAGGTCAGCCAGCTGAGTAATGTTCATTTTTCTAAGGAGAGATATCCGGTGTTCTGGGCTGGTTTTAACGTAATAAAGGCAACAATTGCATTGTTGCATCTCTGTATATCTTCGGGAAAGCAATACAAAAAAATTGTGTTGCTTTCCGGTTCCGATTATCCCCTTGTTAGCAATGCAGAAATTCATGCTTTTTTCGATAAGCATCCTGATATCGAATTTATTAGAGCATCAAATGTCTCTAAAAGCCATAGCAAACATCATCTGAACCACATTCAAAGGTATTTCCTGAGAGACTGGAATATCAGAAATAAGCTTGTTTATAAAGTAGTAATGAAAATGGTGGAGATGATTCATGGTTTTCTTCCTTTTCAAAAGAAGCCTTTCATTGAGATGAACCGGAAGAAATTTGACATTTATATGGGATCTCAATGGTGGGCTCTTTCTCAGGAGTGTGTCGTGGATTTACTGACATGGATAGAGGAGTATCCAGGGATCGACCGGTACTTCAAGCATTCTTTTGCGCCGGACGAAAAATATTTCCATACGCTTATCTACAATTCCCCCTACAGAAACAAAACTGAACTGGGCGATGAGGAGCCGTTCCGTACGGAAGAATACAAATGGCCAATCTGGCCAAATATCCACCATATTCATCCATCATTGCAAAAGTGGTATACCGCGGATGATGCAGATGAAGTTTTGTCCTCGGATAAACTGTTTGTACGAAAAGTCAATTCTTCAGTTTCTTCAACACTGCTCAACAGGATCGATAGTCGAATTAAGCTATCGGAAAAACGAGTAATGAAAGCCATAACAAGTATATGGAGTTGTTCCCATGATTCCCAAAAGGCTTAG
- a CDS encoding sugar transferase, with product MYPTPQRNEAEVALDGASAYNGYAQNETKIAYLMIKRSIDFIFALLGLLLLSPLFLIISILIKLEDPKGAVFFYQTRIGKNEKPFRMYKFRSMVSNAEELLDKLLEHNEINGAMFKMKEDPRVTRIGKFIRKTSIDELPQLWNVIRGEMSLVGPRPPLPREVMEYSNHDKQRLRVTPGCTGLWQVNGRSSVGFSRMVELDLIYIKNRSLLFDMKIILKTIWIMLTSKNSY from the coding sequence ATGTATCCGACCCCGCAAAGAAATGAAGCAGAGGTCGCCCTGGACGGAGCCTCGGCATATAACGGTTATGCGCAAAATGAAACTAAAATTGCTTATCTAATGATTAAACGGTCAATAGATTTCATATTTGCGCTTTTGGGGCTTCTTCTATTATCACCGCTTTTTTTAATCATATCTATTCTCATTAAATTAGAGGACCCTAAGGGGGCCGTTTTTTTTTACCAAACACGTATCGGGAAAAACGAGAAGCCGTTTCGCATGTACAAATTTCGGTCTATGGTCTCGAACGCAGAAGAACTATTAGACAAGTTACTGGAACACAACGAGATCAATGGGGCCATGTTTAAGATGAAGGAGGATCCGAGGGTAACTAGGATCGGGAAATTCATACGAAAGACCAGTATTGATGAATTACCGCAGCTCTGGAATGTCATTCGAGGCGAGATGTCGTTGGTTGGCCCAAGGCCGCCGTTGCCCCGGGAGGTAATGGAATACAGCAACCACGATAAACAGCGGTTAAGAGTTACTCCGGGATGCACGGGATTATGGCAGGTTAATGGAAGGAGTAGTGTAGGCTTTTCACGGATGGTTGAGCTTGATCTGATCTATATCAAAAACAGATCCCTGCTTTTCGACATGAAAATCATATTAAAAACGATCTGGATTATGCTCACGTCCAAAAATTCTTACTAA
- the galU gene encoding UTP--glucose-1-phosphate uridylyltransferase GalU, translating into MKKVKKAIIPAAGLGTRFLPATKAMPKEMLPIVDKPTIQYIVEEAVASGIEDIIIVTGKGKRSIEDHFDHAFELENNLFSKGKFDLLDEVRRPSNVDIHYIRQKEAKGLGHAVWCARNFIGDEPFAVLLGDDIVQSPTPCIRQLAEQFEQLQRSIIGVQTVPSNQTHRYGIVAPLKRIDRLYEVDYFVEKPLAGQAPSRLAIMGRYILTPEIFDFLEHQEEGAGGEIQLTDAIQKLNVSQGVYAYDFEGIRYDVGEKLGFIMTTLDFALQNEELRKPLLQGMEEILEREHLGKINR; encoded by the coding sequence ATGAAAAAAGTAAAAAAAGCCATAATTCCTGCAGCGGGGCTGGGTACTCGATTTCTGCCGGCAACGAAAGCCATGCCGAAGGAAATGCTTCCAATTGTAGATAAACCTACGATTCAGTACATTGTCGAAGAAGCGGTGGCTTCCGGAATCGAGGATATTATCATCGTTACGGGGAAGGGTAAACGTTCGATCGAGGACCATTTTGATCATGCCTTCGAGTTGGAGAACAATCTGTTCAGCAAGGGGAAATTTGATCTTCTGGATGAGGTTCGCCGCCCCTCAAATGTGGATATTCACTATATCCGTCAAAAGGAGGCAAAGGGTCTTGGTCATGCCGTTTGGTGCGCACGCAATTTTATTGGTGATGAGCCCTTTGCAGTGCTTTTAGGCGACGATATTGTCCAGTCACCGACTCCCTGCATTCGTCAGCTGGCGGAGCAGTTTGAACAACTTCAGCGCTCTATTATCGGAGTTCAGACGGTTCCATCCAATCAAACGCATCGTTACGGAATCGTCGCCCCACTTAAGAGAATCGATCGCTTGTACGAAGTAGACTATTTCGTCGAGAAGCCTCTTGCAGGGCAAGCTCCATCGAGGCTGGCAATCATGGGTAGGTACATATTAACGCCGGAAATTTTTGATTTCCTTGAGCATCAGGAAGAGGGGGCGGGCGGTGAGATTCAGCTTACGGATGCCATTCAAAAACTGAATGTAAGCCAAGGCGTGTATGCTTATGATTTTGAAGGCATTCGGTACGACGTCGGTGAAAAACTTGGTTTTATTATGACCACGCTTGACTTTGCTCTTCAGAATGAAGAACTTCGTAAACCGCTGCTTCAGGGTATGGAGGAAATTTTGGAGCGAGAGCATTTGGGAAAAATAAATCGTTAA
- a CDS encoding CpsD/CapB family tyrosine-protein kinase: MRRSTNDASLIVSVNPNSPRSEVYRLLRTRIQFSSKDQDLKTLVITSAQTGEGKTTTISNLAVIYAQEGKKVLLIDANMRKPSLHKMFSQMNHQGLSTVITGKDSFENAVQDTYISNLRLLPAGPIPSNPSELIDSPAMWGLLEELEAQYDVILIDTPAMLEVSDSVIFSAMCDGVVMVAAAGRARKDYLRKAKEQLHHVNARILGVVLNQVG; the protein is encoded by the coding sequence ATGCGACGATCAACCAATGACGCTAGTTTAATCGTATCCGTAAATCCCAATTCGCCTCGTTCAGAAGTATACCGTTTGCTTCGAACCAGAATCCAATTTTCCTCAAAAGATCAGGATCTGAAAACGCTAGTGATTACCTCTGCACAAACAGGAGAAGGAAAAACAACTACAATCAGTAACCTGGCAGTGATTTATGCGCAAGAAGGCAAGAAGGTTCTTCTTATAGATGCAAATATGAGAAAGCCATCTCTTCACAAGATGTTTTCTCAAATGAATCATCAGGGGTTAAGCACCGTCATTACCGGGAAAGACAGCTTTGAAAATGCAGTGCAGGACACTTATATTAGCAACCTTCGATTACTCCCTGCCGGTCCAATCCCCTCGAACCCTTCGGAACTAATTGATTCCCCTGCGATGTGGGGGCTCTTGGAAGAACTGGAGGCTCAGTATGACGTCATTCTTATTGATACGCCGGCCATGTTAGAGGTTTCAGACAGTGTTATATTCAGCGCTATGTGTGATGGCGTTGTTATGGTGGCGGCTGCAGGTCGGGCCAGGAAGGATTATTTACGAAAGGCGAAGGAACAGCTGCACCATGTGAATGCACGGATATTGGGTGTCGTATTGAATCAAGTCGGATAA
- a CDS encoding YveK family protein, producing MELKQYFKIIQKRWWLIAAIVTVAIAATGIKSYYFTTPVYAANAKLIVNQSSSDGLNTSSIQTSIFLINSYKEIIMSTAIMNKVVEKYPDLGESPTTLAAKISVSSANNSQVMNLVYQDTSYTHAAAVVNAVSAVFKEQIPQIMNVDNITILSEADPAAKVAPINLNPVMNIVISFVVSLMLALGFVFLLDYLDDTVKTEDDIVEILEVPVLAVAGKMSKAELKKNARLKTTEKSKVGEGQYATINQ from the coding sequence ATGGAACTTAAACAGTATTTCAAAATAATTCAGAAAAGATGGTGGCTCATCGCAGCAATCGTTACTGTTGCAATCGCTGCTACTGGAATCAAGAGTTACTACTTTACGACACCGGTCTATGCGGCAAATGCCAAACTGATCGTTAACCAATCCTCGAGTGACGGGCTTAATACAAGCTCAATCCAAACAAGTATTTTCCTCATCAATTCCTATAAGGAGATCATCATGTCGACCGCAATTATGAACAAAGTGGTTGAGAAATATCCTGATCTCGGAGAAAGTCCAACGACGCTTGCCGCCAAAATTTCGGTGTCCTCAGCCAACAACTCTCAAGTGATGAACCTCGTTTACCAGGATACTTCCTATACTCATGCAGCTGCTGTAGTTAATGCGGTTTCAGCAGTATTTAAAGAGCAGATTCCTCAAATTATGAATGTTGACAATATTACAATTCTGAGTGAGGCAGACCCAGCAGCCAAAGTGGCCCCAATCAACTTAAATCCGGTAATGAATATAGTTATCAGTTTTGTTGTTTCGTTAATGCTGGCTTTAGGCTTCGTATTCCTGCTGGACTATTTGGACGATACGGTGAAAACGGAAGACGACATTGTGGAGATTCTTGAGGTGCCTGTACTTGCCGTAGCAGGGAAGATGAGTAAGGCAGAGCTCAAAAAAAACGCAAGATTAAAGACCACGGAAAAATCAAAAGTAGGAGAGGGTCAGTATGCGACGATCAACCAATGA
- a CDS encoding asparagine synthase-related protein → MSVIAGVYRLNEDAVQQEDKRLFIHAMGKYPADQRGVWDGGRMMLACHAQWITEQSVHEQLPFYDSMKRLAITADAIIDNREELMDELQVSSVRRADIADSELLLLAYDKWSERMTERLVGDFAFAIWDEKRQLLFCARDFSGSRTLYYHKDAEQFSFCTMTHPLLSLPHVHKQLNERWLAEFLAIKGVFEPPDVAATVYKNIYQLPPSHTLIVSNNRILISKYSSLSEIAPIKLSSPQEYEEGFREVFHKAVTARLKRTRRHIGAHLSGGLDSGSVVSFAARALQESNRQLHTFSYVPDEGFVDWTPKRRLADERPLIQQTVKYVGNIEDNYLSFSGSDPYTEIDDWLDILESPYKFFDNTFWLRGFYEQSQQRGIGILLNGARGNYSISWGPALDYYSKLVKRLQWYRLSREIKQYSKNVGAGRKTIYSIVGRKAFSFVDRLKPTPSPYEFPQLVHSDFAKRTGIYEKLSDPKFTGIGSTADLPSDPLEARKLHFDRINVWSTTGTSGSKLSVRYSVWGHDPTNDLRVIRFCLGTPIEQFVQDGMDRALIRRSTKGWLPDAIRLNQRTRGIQAADSIHRMSDKWPVIIQEVEQLSRDSRMNQLLNMPVIQEALTQARNGLDPSEAYGPSIKVLLRSIILYRFLQKNF, encoded by the coding sequence ATGAGCGTCATTGCCGGTGTTTATCGTTTAAATGAAGATGCTGTCCAGCAAGAGGATAAAAGACTATTCATACACGCAATGGGAAAGTATCCAGCAGATCAACGTGGGGTATGGGATGGCGGCAGGATGATGCTCGCGTGTCATGCGCAGTGGATAACAGAGCAATCGGTTCATGAACAGCTTCCCTTCTATGATTCGATGAAGAGGCTTGCTATTACGGCCGATGCCATCATTGATAACCGCGAGGAGTTAATGGATGAACTGCAAGTCTCATCAGTACGAAGGGCCGATATTGCCGACAGTGAACTTCTTCTCCTTGCTTACGACAAATGGTCTGAGCGCATGACAGAGCGATTAGTCGGCGATTTTGCCTTCGCTATTTGGGATGAAAAGAGACAACTTCTATTCTGCGCAAGGGATTTCTCAGGCTCACGGACCCTCTACTATCACAAGGATGCTGAGCAATTCTCCTTCTGCACAATGACCCATCCCTTATTATCATTACCGCATGTACATAAGCAGCTTAATGAACGATGGCTGGCGGAATTCCTGGCGATCAAAGGCGTTTTTGAGCCTCCGGATGTCGCCGCAACGGTTTATAAAAATATCTACCAGTTGCCTCCGTCACACACCTTAATCGTCAGTAATAACAGGATTTTAATTTCAAAATATAGCAGTCTCTCTGAAATAGCTCCTATAAAGCTTTCCTCACCTCAGGAATATGAGGAAGGGTTCCGGGAGGTCTTTCATAAAGCCGTAACAGCGAGACTGAAGCGTACCCGGCGCCACATTGGCGCTCACCTTAGCGGAGGGCTGGACTCCGGGTCTGTCGTCAGCTTCGCGGCAAGAGCCCTTCAAGAGAGCAACCGCCAACTCCACACCTTCAGCTATGTGCCGGATGAGGGCTTTGTAGACTGGACTCCCAAGCGCAGGCTGGCCGACGAACGGCCGCTTATACAGCAGACCGTCAAATACGTAGGTAATATAGAAGACAACTATCTAAGTTTTTCGGGCAGCGACCCCTATACCGAGATTGACGATTGGCTAGATATTTTGGAGTCTCCCTATAAATTTTTTGATAACACTTTTTGGCTTAGAGGGTTTTATGAACAATCGCAACAACGTGGAATTGGCATTCTTCTGAACGGCGCACGAGGCAATTACAGCATTTCCTGGGGGCCCGCACTGGATTACTACAGCAAGCTTGTAAAAAGGTTGCAATGGTATCGGTTATCCCGGGAAATTAAACAATACAGCAAAAATGTCGGTGCAGGTCGTAAAACAATCTACTCCATTGTCGGCCGCAAGGCTTTCTCCTTCGTTGATCGTTTAAAGCCTACTCCTTCGCCCTATGAGTTTCCACAGCTGGTTCATTCTGATTTTGCGAAACGAACCGGGATTTATGAAAAGCTCAGCGACCCAAAGTTTACCGGAATCGGATCGACGGCTGACCTTCCGTCAGATCCACTGGAAGCAAGAAAGCTGCATTTCGACCGAATCAACGTATGGAGTACTACCGGTACCAGCGGGAGCAAGCTTTCAGTCCGTTACTCTGTTTGGGGCCATGACCCCACGAATGACCTACGCGTTATCCGTTTTTGTCTAGGAACTCCCATCGAGCAATTTGTGCAAGACGGCATGGACCGAGCCCTCATCCGTCGTTCGACCAAGGGCTGGCTGCCGGATGCCATTCGTCTGAACCAGCGTACCCGAGGAATACAGGCCGCCGACTCCATCCACAGAATGTCAGATAAATGGCCCGTGATTATACAAGAGGTAGAGCAATTAAGCAGGGACTCCCGTATGAATCAGCTTTTAAATATGCCTGTCATCCAGGAGGCACTGACACAAGCGAGGAATGGTCTCGATCCCAGCGAAGCCTACGGCCCTTCTATTAAAGTGTTACTTCGAAGTATTATTCTGTACCGATTTCTGCAAAAAAACTTCTGA
- a CDS encoding paeninodin family lasso peptide, protein MKKEWSVPSLEILDVNMTMAGPGNSIPDAVQPDPDEHVNYS, encoded by the coding sequence ATGAAAAAAGAATGGAGCGTGCCTTCCCTTGAAATTCTTGATGTCAACATGACAATGGCGGGTCCTGGAAACTCAATCCCGGATGCAGTTCAACCGGATCCAGATGAGCATGTCAACTACAGCTAA